DNA sequence from the Acidobacteriota bacterium genome:
ATACAAGACTCCTTGCATTAGGGCGCCTCGCTCGACGATCTGGATGACTCCGGGCGTCGCCGAGGGCGGACGCAATAGAACTGAAGGGTCGCGGTTCGAACGATGGACCCCGACCCATTTCGCTCTTCGGTTCAGAGACCGAAAAAGCGAGAGGTGGCTACCTCGACAGCCGGCTGTTGGAATAACCGGAATGACTATATATATAAGTCCAAATAAAATAAAGTATTCTAATACTAAGTATAGGAGTATGTGTTCTGCGTGATTTCATGCGTAGGCAGACCATTTGACGGGGGAGGCGGGCTAGGAAACTGAATCGGGAGCTGACTCCGGCTCCGGTACGGGGACCGTCAGCCGTAGGCTCAAGATGCGATTCAGCTCCGTTTCGAGCACTTCGAATTGGACTTCGCCCAGCTCTACCCGGTCTCCAGGTTCCGAACGCCGGCCGATTTCCGACAAGATGACACCGGCGATGGTGTCTTCGTCGCGGTCCGAAAGCTCGATGCCGAGGGCCTTCTCCAACTCTTCGACCAAAATGCTGCCGGCGACTAGGTAGCGCCCCGGACCCTCGGCGACCAGTTCTGGAATTTCGGCGTCGAACTCGTCCTGAATCTGGCCGACGATCTCCTCGATCACGTTCTCGAAGGTGACGATGCCGCTCACCCCGCCGTACTCGTCGAGCACCGCCGCCATGTGCATCTTTTCGCGGCGCATCCGGCGCAGCATGCGGTCGAGGGTCAAAGTCTCCGGCATCAGGGGAATCTCGCGCGCCATTTTCGACAGGTCGGTGAGCGGCTGGGGCGCCCGGAAGAGATCCTTGATGTGGATCAGTCCGGTCACGTGGTCCAGGTCGCCTTGACAGAACGGGAAGCGGGTGTGTCCGCTTTTGCGGGCCACCTCCAGGTTCTCTTCGACGGTGCTCTCGCTCGACAGATACACGACATCGGCGCGCGGCACCATCACCTGCCGGGCAATGCGATGGCTGAGTTCGAAGACGTTGTCGAGGATGGTGCGCTTCTGCTCCGTCAGCCGGTCGTCGGTGGCCGCCAGCATGCGCCGCAACTCCTCTTCGTCGTGGCCCAGTTCGCCTTCCGTCACCGGCTCCACCCCAAAGATCTTGAGCAAGGCATTGGCGCACAGGTTCAGCAGCCAGATCGCCGGATAGGTGAGGCGGAAGAACCAGAACAGCG
Encoded proteins:
- a CDS encoding hemolysin family protein, producing the protein MMPLTAAAEPGMHPWLGLLLGFFLVLLNGFFVAAEFALVKVRPTQIDPHVAAGSLRGRIARYMVTHLDAYLSATQLGITLSSLALGWIGEPAFAWLIDPLVAKIPGLGPEATHTIAFVLAFGVITILHIVLGELAPKSLAIRKAEGTTLNTALPLFWFFRLTYPAIWLLNLCANALLKIFGVEPVTEGELGHDEEELRRMLAATDDRLTEQKRTILDNVFELSHRIARQVMVPRADVVYLSSESTVEENLEVARKSGHTRFPFCQGDLDHVTGLIHIKDLFRAPQPLTDLSKMAREIPLMPETLTLDRMLRRMRREKMHMAAVLDEYGGVSGIVTFENVIEEIVGQIQDEFDAEIPELVAEGPGRYLVAGSILVEELEKALGIELSDRDEDTIAGVILSEIGRRSEPGDRVELGEVQFEVLETELNRILSLRLTVPVPEPESAPDSVS